The proteins below are encoded in one region of Candidatus Thermoplasmatota archaeon:
- a CDS encoding DNA-directed DNA polymerase II small subunit, translating to MRSKLLSLLLDKGTLLEPEAASYILEKEDPISYVEDLFTRFQDKPFMITMEEIAKAEGIAILAADKVKRKPMAASKPPRPRTRDVGSSAKDCESDIRILKDITGESTCQGSIDDFHCHFKNRFHQLSEMLKQRRELRGCEDISKAKRLMREISFVCMVRKVNRTRSGHLILDVEDETDTVSVLIPPEMHSDNFIADEVLGIMGKTGKNDLMIAKRVFRPDVPPGKRFNEADVPVSVAFLGDIHVGSKTFLPDRWAKLVEWLGNSDDLARRVKYVVVPGDAVDGIGIYPGQDKDLEIDDIYGQYESLAGLLSQLPDHVEIILQPGNHDAVRPAEPQPALPSDVRKVFQDNVTFVGNPCLLSLHGVEILSYHGRSLDDFVGAFPEVSYEKPLTGMREMLIRRHLAPIYGGKTPIAPEREDYLAIARVPDVFATGHVHWAGIEEYKGVVMINCSTWQSQTAFQRMHNMNPIVCRVPIVNLESGAYTMLEF from the coding sequence ATGCGGAGCAAGCTTTTGAGCCTACTTCTCGACAAGGGAACCCTGCTTGAGCCCGAGGCTGCCAGCTATATCCTGGAGAAGGAGGACCCGATATCCTATGTCGAGGACCTGTTCACTCGTTTCCAGGACAAGCCCTTCATGATTACGATGGAAGAGATCGCCAAGGCGGAGGGCATCGCCATCCTTGCGGCAGACAAGGTAAAGAGGAAACCAATGGCGGCATCGAAACCTCCGAGACCGAGGACCCGCGACGTGGGATCTTCCGCCAAGGACTGTGAGAGCGACATCCGCATTCTGAAGGACATCACGGGAGAATCGACATGCCAGGGCTCGATAGATGACTTCCACTGCCATTTCAAGAACAGGTTTCACCAGCTCTCTGAGATGCTCAAGCAAAGGAGAGAGCTGAGGGGATGCGAGGACATCTCGAAGGCAAAGCGGCTGATGAGGGAGATCAGTTTTGTCTGCATGGTTCGCAAGGTGAACAGGACCCGCTCGGGCCATCTCATCCTTGATGTGGAGGACGAGACAGACACCGTGTCGGTTCTGATACCCCCCGAGATGCACTCGGATAACTTCATCGCGGACGAGGTCCTCGGGATCATGGGAAAGACAGGCAAGAACGATTTGATGATCGCTAAGAGGGTGTTCAGGCCCGACGTGCCGCCAGGCAAGCGGTTCAACGAGGCCGACGTTCCCGTGTCCGTGGCCTTCCTCGGTGACATCCATGTGGGAAGCAAGACATTCCTTCCCGACCGCTGGGCGAAGCTCGTGGAGTGGCTTGGGAACTCGGACGACCTGGCGAGAAGGGTGAAGTATGTCGTCGTTCCGGGCGACGCGGTCGACGGAATAGGGATCTATCCCGGCCAGGACAAGGACCTTGAGATCGATGACATATACGGGCAGTACGAGAGCCTTGCGGGCCTTCTCTCCCAGCTTCCCGATCACGTGGAGATAATCCTCCAACCCGGGAACCACGACGCCGTCCGACCCGCAGAGCCTCAGCCAGCTCTTCCCTCCGATGTGAGGAAGGTCTTTCAGGACAACGTGACCTTCGTCGGAAACCCGTGCCTGCTCAGCCTTCATGGCGTCGAGATTCTGTCCTATCACGGCAGGAGCCTCGATGACTTCGTCGGAGCTTTCCCCGAGGTCTCGTACGAGAAACCGCTGACGGGGATGAGGGAGATGCTCATCCGGCGTCACCTCGCACCCATATACGGCGGGAAGACCCCGATTGCCCCCGAGAGAGAGGACTATCTGGCGATCGCCAGGGTTCCTGACGTCTTTGCCACGGGACACGTCCACTGGGCGGGTATCGAGGAATACAAGGGAGTTGTGATGATCAACTGCTCGACCTGGCAGTCACAGACGGCATTTCAGAGGATGCACAACATGAACCCCATTGTCTGCCGCGTTCCGATAGTCAATCTCGAGAGCGGCGCGTACACGATGCTAGAGTTCTAG
- a CDS encoding sugar phosphate isomerase/epimerase, which yields MISISCPPLSLLPLEEALRMVEGKFDGWEIVAEGRHLLPAIEGDLEEIVSSHPMKFTVHAPLSDINIGTLNPGIKREAINQLVEVVEIAHRLGIGRVTMHPGFLSPITFGRRRLAEEAVRDSVEEIERRTDGTDVVKCIENMPRLFITLFSEPEEMLELIEGTSFELCLDVGHANTTGNLSAFLEHWERFGTVHVHDNIGKFDEHLPLGEGEIDFEMVFGMLRDYRGDFVVESRSVEEGLAGKRFIESLQIAAP from the coding sequence GTGATCTCGATAAGTTGTCCCCCGCTATCCCTGCTTCCCCTTGAGGAAGCCCTGCGGATGGTGGAAGGGAAGTTCGACGGTTGGGAGATAGTGGCGGAGGGGAGGCACCTCCTCCCTGCGATCGAGGGCGATCTGGAAGAGATCGTATCCAGCCATCCCATGAAGTTCACGGTGCACGCCCCCCTCAGCGACATCAATATAGGCACCCTCAACCCGGGGATCAAGAGGGAAGCGATCAATCAGCTGGTCGAGGTGGTGGAGATAGCGCATCGTCTTGGGATAGGGAGAGTGACGATGCATCCGGGATTCCTCTCGCCCATAACGTTCGGCAGGAGGAGGCTCGCCGAAGAGGCGGTCCGGGACTCGGTGGAGGAGATTGAGCGAAGAACGGATGGGACGGATGTGGTCAAGTGCATCGAGAACATGCCGCGTCTGTTCATCACACTCTTCTCGGAGCCCGAAGAGATGCTCGAACTCATCGAAGGAACTTCTTTCGAGCTCTGCCTCGACGTGGGGCATGCGAATACGACGGGCAATCTGTCTGCATTCCTTGAGCACTGGGAGAGGTTCGGTACCGTACACGTGCATGACAATATAGGGAAGTTCGACGAGCACCTTCCGCTGGGCGAGGGAGAGATAGACTTCGAGATGGTGTTCGGTATGCTGCGGGACTATAGAGGCGACTTCGTGGTGGAGTCGAGAAGCGTGGAGGAGGGTTTGGCGGGAAAGCGGTTCATCGAGTCATTGCAGATAGCCGCACCTTAG
- a CDS encoding CPBP family intramembrane metalloprotease yields MAPAVMQCIYCGTPFQGNYCPVCDRAPTYYPSYREVSIHESMMRTIHILGSFVWIGVMIVFLVLLVVISGYLFWGMSEVIPGITGQECTECGVVIYVLAPIPIGLFSFSDPGWFLLYYLGLVVAVVVSISLAVGLDGKKLISDMVSSVRDGRLRLSTNTSWAMIAQLFCTYLFFSTAYLLFLWMLGVETASPSTQSYPQWFLLFELLNASVYEEIATRLVFLGVPLFLIALGSGVRGRPLLKELFGGSGRMKSYTWGLIIASATIFGIAHIPSWDVYKLAPTLFAGLILGYVYVKKGIWASILFHFVVDYFAASVLVAIASGNTGMEVFLGLVLIVFLIAGFLFFIYYSKKALDALGAFFRLQKPVPVPAGGVQMAGEVPLQTAGPQQFGFVCSQCGFQEARYFEGRFQCLRCGYLQ; encoded by the coding sequence ATGGCTCCTGCCGTCATGCAGTGCATCTACTGCGGGACTCCCTTCCAAGGGAACTACTGCCCCGTCTGCGATCGAGCGCCCACCTACTATCCGTCGTATCGGGAAGTGTCCATTCACGAGTCCATGATGAGGACGATTCACATCCTCGGGTCCTTCGTCTGGATTGGGGTCATGATCGTGTTCCTCGTTCTTCTTGTCGTCATCTCTGGATACTTGTTCTGGGGGATGAGCGAGGTCATTCCCGGCATAACGGGTCAGGAGTGCACAGAGTGCGGTGTCGTAATCTACGTGTTGGCTCCGATCCCCATCGGCCTATTCAGTTTCAGCGATCCCGGCTGGTTCCTCCTCTACTATCTCGGCTTGGTGGTCGCCGTCGTCGTTTCCATATCGCTGGCCGTTGGTCTTGACGGCAAGAAGCTCATTTCTGACATGGTCTCCTCGGTGAGGGACGGGAGGCTCAGGCTGTCCACTAACACCTCCTGGGCGATGATCGCTCAGCTGTTTTGCACCTACCTATTCTTCAGTACAGCATACCTCCTCTTCTTGTGGATGCTCGGAGTGGAGACGGCCTCACCCTCGACTCAAAGCTATCCACAATGGTTCCTGCTGTTCGAGCTGCTGAACGCGTCCGTATACGAGGAGATTGCCACCCGCCTGGTCTTCCTTGGCGTCCCCTTGTTCCTAATCGCGCTGGGATCCGGTGTCCGTGGCAGACCGCTTCTCAAGGAGCTCTTTGGCGGGAGCGGGAGGATGAAGTCATACACCTGGGGTTTGATAATCGCCTCTGCGACGATATTCGGAATCGCCCACATCCCTTCCTGGGATGTATACAAGCTGGCTCCAACCCTGTTCGCAGGCCTCATCCTCGGGTATGTGTATGTGAAGAAGGGCATCTGGGCCTCCATTCTCTTTCACTTCGTCGTGGACTACTTCGCTGCTTCCGTGCTCGTCGCAATTGCAAGCGGCAACACGGGCATGGAGGTGTTCCTTGGCTTGGTGCTCATCGTCTTCCTAATCGCTGGCTTTCTCTTCTTCATCTACTACTCCAAGAAGGCCCTGGACGCTCTGGGGGCGTTCTTCCGCTTACAGAAGCCTGTTCCAGTTCCCGCCGGAGGCGTCCAGATGGCAGGGGAAGTGCCGCTGCAGACAGCGGGACCGCAGCAGTTCGGCTTTGTGTGCTCCCAGTGCGGCTTCCAAGAGGCCAGATACTTCGAGGGGAGGTTCCAGTGCCTAAGGTGCGGCTATCTGCAATGA
- a CDS encoding GNAT family N-acetyltransferase encodes MIIRPPEPEDNDELIQLDRVAPEEGLISYYVDRRPKYIHEPDAKGFFPYIAEVNGKIVGVVFSSIDELYVNGEPKACDYVSSLRVHPEYRRRGIGRALIDRAVEKGREERADIFWAVIMGKNLASSRTFEKCGFDRVGGHGFRVIISKGRRRFSDASLREATEEDFDDMATLFSSFYKSHNFRPKDTRKWLTSRCRVKGTRLGVVCVAERDGRVVATVRAVRQWLTTKMVITKLPLSMRFLSSLLRLGIEEGSLLKMIDVGAISFSQGEEMAATDLINFARRRLRDECRIAFIQYVRGGEEEKFMTKARGFSGYSDVLAMSPDRKLEELDPIFPSR; translated from the coding sequence GTGATAATAAGGCCCCCCGAGCCAGAGGACAACGACGAGCTCATCCAACTCGACAGGGTGGCTCCTGAGGAGGGTCTGATTTCGTACTACGTGGACAGGAGGCCGAAGTACATCCACGAGCCAGATGCGAAAGGGTTCTTTCCATACATAGCGGAGGTGAACGGCAAGATCGTAGGCGTTGTCTTCAGTTCCATCGACGAACTCTACGTGAATGGCGAGCCCAAGGCCTGCGACTATGTCTCCAGCCTGCGCGTACACCCCGAGTACCGAAGAAGAGGGATTGGGCGTGCCTTGATAGATCGCGCCGTTGAGAAGGGCAGGGAAGAGAGGGCGGACATATTCTGGGCGGTCATCATGGGAAAGAACTTGGCCTCTTCCAGGACGTTCGAAAAATGCGGCTTCGACAGAGTTGGCGGGCATGGATTCAGGGTCATCATCTCGAAAGGGAGGAGGAGGTTCTCTGATGCGTCGCTGAGAGAGGCCACCGAGGAGGATTTCGACGATATGGCCACTCTGTTCTCGTCGTTCTACAAGAGCCACAACTTCAGGCCGAAGGACACACGGAAGTGGCTGACGAGCCGTTGCAGAGTCAAGGGGACGAGGCTCGGTGTGGTTTGCGTCGCGGAAAGGGACGGGAGAGTCGTCGCAACGGTCAGGGCTGTGAGGCAATGGCTAACGACCAAGATGGTCATCACGAAGCTACCTTTGAGCATGAGATTTCTGAGCTCGCTCCTTCGACTGGGAATAGAAGAAGGCTCCCTGCTCAAGATGATTGACGTCGGTGCCATATCCTTTTCCCAAGGAGAAGAGATGGCCGCCACCGATCTGATCAACTTCGCGAGGAGGAGGTTGAGGGATGAGTGCAGGATCGCCTTCATCCAATACGTGCGGGGGGGAGAAGAGGAGAAGTTCATGACCAAGGCCAGGGGCTTTTCCGGGTACTCCGACGTGTTGGCGATGAGCCCTGATCGTAAGCTGGAGGAGCTGGACCCCATATTCCCGTCGAGATAG
- the cobO gene encoding cob(I)yrinic acid a,c-diamide adenosyltransferase, whose protein sequence is MHVSDLGLIQVYTGTGKGKTTAALGLAMRACGHGLRAYMVQFMKGRIDYGELKVAEKIEGLTIEQFGRPDFVDKDNPAEEDIELAREALAKSKEVVLSGEYDLVILDEINVAIEWNLIDVGEVVDLLEMKPKDVEVVLTGRYARQEIIDLADLVSEVKEVKHPFTRGMHSRVGVDY, encoded by the coding sequence ATGCACGTGAGTGACCTCGGGTTGATACAGGTCTACACTGGGACGGGGAAGGGCAAGACAACTGCGGCCCTCGGTCTGGCGATGAGGGCATGCGGCCACGGTCTGAGAGCCTATATGGTCCAGTTCATGAAGGGAAGGATAGATTACGGGGAGCTGAAGGTCGCCGAGAAGATTGAGGGTCTTACGATTGAGCAGTTCGGGAGACCGGATTTCGTGGACAAGGACAATCCCGCCGAGGAGGACATCGAGCTGGCAAGAGAGGCGCTCGCGAAATCAAAGGAGGTCGTTCTGAGCGGGGAATACGATCTGGTCATCCTCGACGAGATCAACGTCGCCATAGAATGGAACCTGATCGACGTCGGCGAGGTCGTGGATCTCCTAGAGATGAAACCGAAGGATGTCGAGGTCGTTCTTACGGGAAGATACGCCAGGCAGGAAATAATCGACCTAGCGGATCTGGTCAGCGAGGTAAAGGAGGTCAAGCATCCATTCACGCGGGGAATGCATTCGCGGGTCGGAGTGGACTACTAG
- a CDS encoding type IV pilin yields MSLYRKRFSRDNNGVAEVVGTILILLITVVIFSTIFIWVYSIPTPEASTKLQMEGALDPIYDTGVWDGAIINITHQGGENLYGWRTQVYIRVNNEFEILETQGTISYGPNSGDPYGLREDGDWFIGEVWSILNHTIQPDDRVEVGVVESIKGEVIWSSLLLGAAGEHPPLFVQKWYDGNLDTIAREDLRGNESFAIYVQIVDNDGDFDSGNPVYANVTVLYADYGAFKMYDNGSMGDALADDGIWTANYTAFEADESMDGSLVIITAEDDAGHNTTARLILKLRETTTIYIPTPPPDYNITTPRFGPELLPGSGLQHYQIFNETEWDKLRWVGNASRTFVKGERIVIVIASHFLPDTNLDNKFWLFKAESGLGPQPVVYGGGSLGPNSIPSSTEAFELVDYVGKFYVWECRWNTSSEGHGFSDGLLDYGHYSLRIKLRSSYYPPPDNLFEVMDFITVTDEDGNFPDYPMVQTFLDANHEQPSDTFNYTDIMYVKVVVQDTDGSFEFGNVKIQDFGAGIQIWAKPGNPPVSAASVNNSVSYKFNIDLTKPNFDPWLFGENAYTLRVLYLKDINEEYKVSLSRLVTIRGPRWYLDIAHSIEGYDHPTHDDRVYAVFLENLVFRWEDYWIESYNGPPNQRDPPWGGGAFLSIVFGDLDDDTDLDVVTGLEVGRLFMYRNQGGNGHFWQQREVDNLGMPVTAVDVGHVDKDGLLDIVAGTEDGHIWWYASDNQWTPTLIVDTGLEIHELVMADMDDDDDDDLVVATGNDLRVYENSDGVFGTITTLEYFAEADIGGNGTVVPSPLGFEKTKMSDDDYESITEVSGIAYNVSTYTAQGEVDAQYEDPKSGDYTNTKTEDGSYEVLREKNSYPLKLNGKYRYLIRNWTGNLATHGHAFLFGDVPNGDLIKLYINSYISNGTTNEPFNMGWSNDWTANPTYISDISRTTIGTDEFNLKAAGFTGGPLIIWIWDDDHSEKDITSLDEALSWLSIDYMGVKVFTANGTTSTLDHIWRTDSIQANGHAYKFFLEAYHDDNAENDHFTFQYSQNQGGPWTDMVTIVRTSDPNDYTGATLPTTVAGNAYIKVIDTDGTNGRLNNDTVYVDHMFIRRYYVSTTPLYSIDLGSTVNSIAVGDVDGDGDNDVAAATSSGNIYVRYNDGLGDLGLVDVLAATGSVLQVDLAYIDGDDALDVVAGTDDNKVYWFENALPQTSWDREKIADTDGDVTALRAGDVNGDYWDDIVIGTDTGKIVWYKNERPGWKTEIVDSRNSPIYDLDIGDVDRGVTIELERD; encoded by the coding sequence ATGTCACTCTATAGGAAGCGTTTCTCCAGAGACAATAATGGCGTGGCCGAGGTCGTTGGAACGATATTGATATTGCTCATCACAGTGGTCATCTTCTCGACCATATTCATATGGGTGTACTCTATCCCAACGCCAGAGGCTTCAACGAAGCTCCAGATGGAAGGAGCACTGGACCCGATTTATGATACTGGTGTGTGGGACGGGGCGATAATAAACATCACCCACCAGGGCGGGGAGAATCTGTATGGCTGGAGAACGCAGGTTTACATTCGAGTGAACAATGAGTTCGAGATACTTGAGACCCAGGGAACGATCTCGTACGGACCCAACTCTGGGGACCCATACGGACTGAGAGAGGATGGTGACTGGTTCATCGGCGAGGTCTGGAGCATTCTGAACCACACGATTCAGCCTGATGACAGGGTCGAGGTCGGTGTGGTCGAATCCATAAAGGGCGAGGTGATCTGGAGCTCTTTGCTCTTGGGAGCCGCGGGCGAGCATCCCCCGCTCTTCGTCCAGAAGTGGTATGACGGCAATCTGGATACGATTGCGAGGGAGGATCTGAGAGGGAACGAGTCGTTCGCGATCTACGTCCAGATAGTGGACAATGACGGGGATTTCGATTCGGGCAACCCTGTTTACGCCAACGTGACCGTGCTCTACGCTGACTACGGCGCCTTCAAGATGTACGACAACGGCTCCATGGGAGATGCTCTGGCAGATGATGGCATCTGGACTGCGAACTATACGGCGTTCGAAGCGGACGAATCCATGGACGGCTCGCTGGTGATTATCACGGCCGAGGATGATGCTGGTCACAACACGACCGCCAGGCTAATCCTCAAGCTTCGAGAGACGACGACGATCTACATCCCAACGCCACCGCCGGATTACAATATCACCACACCGAGGTTTGGCCCTGAACTGCTTCCTGGAAGCGGCCTCCAGCACTATCAGATATTCAACGAGACAGAGTGGGATAAGTTGAGATGGGTAGGCAACGCGTCACGGACGTTCGTGAAGGGTGAGAGGATCGTCATAGTCATCGCCAGCCATTTCCTTCCTGACACGAATCTGGACAACAAGTTTTGGCTGTTCAAGGCAGAGTCTGGTCTTGGACCACAGCCCGTAGTCTATGGCGGGGGATCGCTGGGTCCGAATTCTATTCCGTCCTCAACAGAGGCGTTCGAACTCGTTGACTACGTGGGCAAGTTCTACGTCTGGGAGTGCAGGTGGAACACCTCGAGCGAGGGTCACGGCTTCAGCGACGGACTGCTGGATTACGGCCACTACTCTCTAAGGATAAAACTGAGATCCAGCTACTATCCTCCACCCGACAATCTCTTCGAGGTCATGGACTTCATCACGGTCACAGATGAGGACGGCAATTTCCCGGACTATCCGATGGTCCAGACCTTCCTTGATGCCAACCACGAGCAACCCTCTGATACGTTCAACTACACAGACATTATGTACGTCAAGGTTGTCGTCCAGGATACTGACGGCTCGTTCGAGTTCGGGAACGTCAAGATACAGGACTTCGGGGCTGGTATCCAAATCTGGGCCAAGCCAGGCAATCCTCCCGTTAGTGCCGCCTCGGTGAACAACTCCGTGAGTTATAAGTTCAACATAGACCTGACCAAGCCGAATTTCGATCCATGGCTCTTCGGAGAGAATGCCTACACGTTGAGGGTTCTGTATCTCAAGGACATCAATGAGGAATACAAGGTCTCGCTCAGTCGTCTTGTGACGATCAGGGGACCCCGATGGTACTTGGACATTGCCCATTCAATCGAGGGTTACGACCACCCGACCCATGACGACAGGGTTTACGCTGTGTTCCTCGAGAACCTTGTCTTCAGATGGGAAGATTACTGGATTGAGTCCTACAACGGTCCTCCAAACCAGAGGGACCCACCGTGGGGAGGCGGTGCTTTCCTCTCCATCGTCTTCGGAGACCTCGATGATGATACCGACTTGGATGTTGTCACGGGTCTCGAAGTGGGCAGATTGTTCATGTACAGGAACCAAGGCGGGAATGGTCACTTCTGGCAACAAAGAGAAGTCGACAACCTGGGGATGCCAGTCACAGCTGTCGATGTCGGCCATGTCGACAAGGACGGTCTCCTCGATATCGTCGCTGGAACAGAGGACGGTCATATCTGGTGGTATGCGAGCGACAACCAATGGACGCCGACACTCATCGTGGATACGGGTTTGGAGATTCACGAGTTGGTGATGGCAGACATGGATGATGACGATGACGATGACTTGGTCGTCGCGACTGGGAACGATCTTCGTGTCTATGAGAACAGCGATGGCGTCTTCGGGACGATCACGACACTGGAATACTTCGCAGAGGCGGACATTGGAGGCAATGGAACCGTCGTGCCATCACCACTTGGCTTCGAGAAAACCAAAATGTCCGATGACGACTATGAGTCCATAACTGAAGTAAGCGGAATCGCGTATAACGTCAGCACATACACTGCACAGGGAGAGGTCGATGCCCAGTACGAAGACCCAAAGAGCGGGGACTACACCAACACAAAGACCGAGGATGGGTCCTACGAGGTCCTCAGAGAGAAGAATTCATACCCACTCAAACTCAATGGGAAGTATCGTTACCTCATTCGCAATTGGACTGGCAATCTAGCAACGCATGGGCACGCCTTCCTGTTTGGAGATGTGCCGAATGGGGATCTCATTAAGCTCTACATCAACAGCTACATAAGCAACGGAACAACCAACGAGCCATTCAATATGGGCTGGTCCAACGATTGGACAGCGAACCCGACTTACATCTCAGATATCTCAAGGACGACAATAGGGACAGATGAATTCAATCTGAAGGCTGCAGGGTTCACTGGCGGACCGCTCATCATCTGGATATGGGATGATGATCACAGCGAGAAAGACATCACTTCCCTTGATGAGGCACTGAGTTGGCTATCCATCGACTACATGGGTGTGAAGGTCTTTACGGCAAACGGAACGACGAGCACTCTGGACCACATCTGGAGAACCGATTCCATCCAGGCCAATGGGCACGCATACAAGTTCTTCTTAGAGGCCTATCACGATGACAACGCTGAGAATGACCACTTCACGTTCCAGTACTCCCAGAACCAAGGAGGTCCCTGGACGGACATGGTGACCATAGTACGCACATCGGATCCTAACGACTATACTGGGGCCACGCTTCCCACAACGGTCGCAGGAAACGCATACATAAAAGTTATCGACACCGACGGCACGAACGGTAGACTCAACAACGACACTGTGTATGTGGACCATATGTTCATCAGGAGATACTATGTCTCGACAACCCCACTCTACTCCATCGACCTCGGTAGCACCGTGAATAGTATCGCCGTCGGTGATGTGGACGGTGATGGTGATAATGACGTTGCTGCGGCGACTTCCAGTGGGAACATCTATGTGAGGTACAATGATGGCCTGGGTGACCTGGGTTTGGTGGACGTGCTTGCGGCAACTGGCTCAGTTCTACAAGTGGATCTTGCCTATATTGATGGCGACGACGCCCTCGATGTCGTCGCGGGAACGGACGACAACAAAGTCTACTGGTTCGAGAATGCCCTTCCACAAACCTCATGGGATAGGGAAAAGATTGCGGACACCGATGGTGACGTCACGGCCCTGAGGGCCGGAGATGTCAATGGTGATTACTGGGACGATATCGTGATAGGAACAGATACAGGGAAGATCGTCTGGTACAAGAATGAGCGTCCTGGCTGGAAGACAGAGATCGTGGATAGCCGCAATTCACCCATCTACGATCTGGACATCGGCGACGTTGACCGAGGAGTGACGATCGAGCTAGAGAGGGACTAG
- a CDS encoding transcriptional regulator → MNRQQIIDTSREILAKTGFYLSQRLDTRRISFDFVARRDDTLLVTKVLLNIDSLGRKRSQELKMIASCLEGTPLILAGKSGAGKLEDGAIYSRFGIPILSLGTFTDIFVEGVPPFMFSAPGGLYVKLDGTIIRRAREKKSISLGALAEIAGVSRRTIQMYEDGMGATVDVALRLEEFLGEPIVQAVDPFHLKPDADEIMTSWNQLDQFERDVFGHLSMLGYSIVPTIRCPFDAVTRDRKVILLTGLERRQSDLSTKAKIVANISSVVEKDSVIFVRQLTVKRNIEGTPIILEKELKKVKDREGMLDLILERKK, encoded by the coding sequence GTGAACCGCCAGCAGATAATCGATACATCTCGGGAAATCCTAGCGAAGACTGGATTCTATCTGTCCCAGAGACTGGACACAAGGAGGATTAGTTTCGATTTCGTCGCCAGGCGGGACGACACGCTGCTGGTCACGAAAGTGCTTCTGAACATCGATTCGCTGGGCAGGAAGCGCTCGCAGGAGCTGAAGATGATTGCATCTTGCCTCGAGGGGACGCCTCTCATACTGGCGGGGAAGAGCGGGGCTGGAAAACTGGAGGACGGGGCGATATACTCCCGGTTCGGGATCCCGATCCTTTCTCTTGGAACCTTCACGGACATCTTCGTCGAGGGCGTGCCACCGTTCATGTTCTCCGCACCGGGCGGCCTGTACGTGAAGCTCGACGGGACGATCATACGCCGTGCAAGGGAGAAGAAGAGCATCTCCTTGGGAGCACTGGCGGAGATCGCGGGCGTGTCCAGGCGGACGATCCAGATGTACGAGGACGGGATGGGCGCCACCGTAGATGTCGCCTTGAGGCTCGAGGAGTTCCTGGGGGAGCCTATCGTCCAGGCCGTGGACCCCTTCCACCTGAAACCGGATGCCGATGAGATCATGACGTCGTGGAATCAGCTCGACCAGTTCGAGAGGGATGTCTTCGGTCATCTGTCCATGCTTGGGTACAGCATCGTGCCGACCATCAGATGCCCGTTCGATGCCGTGACAAGGGACAGGAAGGTGATTCTGCTCACGGGTCTGGAAAGGAGACAATCGGATCTCTCGACCAAGGCGAAGATTGTAGCGAACATCTCCAGCGTTGTCGAGAAGGACTCTGTGATTTTCGTCAGGCAGCTCACTGTGAAGCGGAACATAGAAGGGACGCCGATCATCCTCGAGAAGGAGCTCAAGAAGGTCAAGGACAGGGAAGGGATGCTGGACCTGATTTTGGAAAGGAAGAAGTGA
- the endA gene encoding tRNA-intron lyase, producing MSAVLKDGEIEILDESEASQIYSKGYFGKPQSGGSLRMDLIEGLYLVESGRLEVEMDGKNVNANTLIRLGHKREGNFEIRYLVYRDMRKRGYVVKSGVGPLDFRVYPRGGGPPTAASKYWVIALSERAVFDLKGLIGLVDRAVAARKSLLAAVVDEEGDLTYYKVSQVSPKGRGKRRKAKHPAEAIFFGDRVMILDPEDARRIHESEFFGRLIGSRLQLSLIETAFLLKRGDIGVVNGRTGRRISGTTFLKEAVNVQADFRMRLRVYEDLKGRGIVVKTGFKYGSHFRAYKGDPATGHAKYLVHSFPASYKGMWPEVSRAVRLAHGVKKDILFGRVGREIDYIRLYRIRP from the coding sequence ATGAGCGCCGTTCTCAAGGACGGGGAGATAGAAATCCTTGACGAGTCGGAGGCCAGCCAGATATATAGCAAAGGTTATTTCGGCAAGCCCCAGTCCGGAGGTTCCCTAAGGATGGACCTGATCGAGGGGCTCTACCTGGTTGAGAGTGGAAGGCTAGAGGTGGAGATGGACGGGAAGAACGTGAACGCCAACACCCTCATCCGCCTCGGTCACAAGAGGGAGGGGAATTTCGAAATCAGATACCTTGTTTACAGAGATATGAGGAAGAGAGGATATGTTGTCAAGTCAGGCGTTGGCCCTCTGGATTTCCGCGTCTATCCGAGAGGAGGAGGACCTCCGACTGCGGCCTCGAAATACTGGGTCATCGCGCTCTCCGAGAGAGCGGTATTCGATCTTAAGGGGTTGATCGGACTGGTGGACAGGGCCGTGGCGGCCCGGAAATCGCTACTCGCGGCGGTGGTGGACGAGGAGGGCGACCTGACATACTACAAGGTCTCCCAAGTCAGTCCGAAGGGGCGAGGGAAGAGAAGGAAAGCCAAACACCCCGCTGAAGCGATCTTCTTCGGCGACAGGGTGATGATACTGGACCCCGAGGATGCCAGGAGAATCCACGAGAGCGAGTTCTTTGGACGACTGATCGGAAGCAGGCTCCAACTCTCGCTCATCGAGACAGCGTTCCTGTTGAAGAGGGGCGACATCGGGGTCGTGAACGGCAGAACGGGGAGAAGGATCTCCGGGACCACGTTCCTCAAGGAAGCTGTGAATGTGCAGGCGGATTTCCGAATGAGGCTCAGGGTCTACGAGGACCTGAAGGGGAGGGGGATCGTCGTCAAGACGGGGTTCAAGTACGGCTCGCACTTCCGTGCATACAAGGGGGATCCGGCTACCGGCCACGCGAAGTACTTGGTCCATTCGTTCCCGGCGAGCTACAAGGGCATGTGGCCAGAGGTGAGCAGAGCCGTTAGGTTGGCTCACGGGGTCAAAAAGGACATCCTGTTCGGTCGGGTCGGAAGGGAAATCGACTACATCCGACTGTACAGGATCAGACCCTAG